A stretch of Pseudochaenichthys georgianus chromosome 2, fPseGeo1.2, whole genome shotgun sequence DNA encodes these proteins:
- the xirp2a gene encoding xin actin-binding repeat-containing protein 2 isoform X2, which translates to MYQAAVSKKETSSSSSAAVMDESEACSLPGGLASVKKQFESQEFASSSSQSSVAQFHYEQRSVQEVSSSSEVTVRSSAREVVPATSHVHSQQEVIHDERVHQNNVAASYGNHYNETVMLVGGEDLPKVSTQALKQQYEKTMEGAAPAKEIKVDVDFNQFQWTPVNQSSKASTKTSHDMSSSVKTASASSVASASAMDYEMPDHLPPPPLHLYQETPESISSQHQESASQQKHTVSKEQYFKHKSKAELKRIYKHMNPDVRKNLEEDFLQELTEAEKKDFESVELVGEVQQACFLFENDGNDSSRGSSSDRESVEWDEVLKGEVQSRRWMFENKALDEIKDDNLDEDEVRNIAQQEIIAGKDVRHTAWMFETKPMDALGIEATESAEQLQQLTDLARGDVRTATWLFETQPLDYLNKIYQEDEQETDIVATKSITGGDVKTARYLFETQHLDSMGKTETIEETNFLNLKSELEEIKGDVKTTTRMFETQPMCVIRGDSGEMLEITTIRREETAKGDVKTSRWMFETQPLDMISKDPALVKLICGISMEDNVQGGVNKGRWLFETKTLDTIKDEEWETSRMQKEDIIGADVRKHCLVFETQSMDTLKDNANARPLAAEEIVGGDVRTATHLFETVPMENLKELLDVGKLKKMVASEEEKGDVRHQKWVFESQPLGNIREEKREITRTVNVEALEIGDVTNYKERFESMDLSKCEGTQRIQVEGVTSGSVKSNRVLFESTPLYAMQDGFGHYHEVKTVRREEIVKGDVRSCRWMFETRPIDEFDESLNKFQIIKGISKQEVQSGDVKTAKWLFETQALDAIKSSNHFEGDEQKTKEEIEIEKGDVKTCRWLFETQPMDVLYEKTEKSEADVEEVQKGDVKTCTWLFETQTLDNIRDHTESETILKTCTVNQEDVQGKDVRLARFLFETENLDNITGEDSSFRRVTKIDIDSGDVSRMKYVFENRSSDIMSSTSGETMQRLKTQQAEDIQAGNVVNCTYMFENQPIDAIRDDSTETKEGRTVTDVQGGDVGNSRFIFETYSLDEIKEESSETDVSKLASIFRDKEERGDVKNYTMMFETQPLYAICDKEGHYHEVTTVTKEEIMKGDVVGARWQFETKPLDSIRDSEQVYVIKSVTEEGINKGDVSSARWRFETQPLDEIAEDIKTRSKTVEDIQGGDVRTNKQRFETDEMSQKYIRTVSVSEIQKGDVRSATWMFETRTMDEIHGEGAEYDGMERVTKEEVMKGDVTQSVWLFEKQPLDSIKQTDGTELVVSKEEIPQADVKSTTWLFESTPFNDFNESSAEKTEIIGKSVKETLEELYSQKMVDSQGVLIEADEIGDIRMAKFKLMNQEAPQIQREEIIRGDMSSIMMNLLNRREITERGITIDSEERGNVNTTVKQLLTQERGINVEKEEIIRGDIQEAVNNLLKNEGSSKHGILIQEDEKGDVRMTIYSLLNKGERSSAEKEDIIHGNVSKTLHRLLSNSGAEESRRIRVGDTERGNVSFYSTCIESGALDYLKQLQSKADETVMEIVEKENIIGGDVRETKILLRKNQQEIGRTVAQQDILPGDVHSHVKVFMTEPAVTYKNLEKRDIVKGDLSAALSSLTHAINQKVVIDKEEVVKGDIPTTLRSLEESQRQNKGMEKPEIVRGDIKGALESLEKSATTNTGVTVEDLVPGDIKGTLKSLEEAKQAVKEVEKEEILKGDIHMAMHSLHVATSEKKTYQHQVSEQGDVRATIQHFLEPTTSPKMQRRGSTEGDVKTSIKCLYEGQDSTLVEKEEVLKGDVQGAIKNLMQRKEYSNPKRSHKKGKVPVKNPLSVKQAEQECFHEAKSESVAVNPAPAEKRPSQSGESQTHTQRQSQSKSMHTQVITQEEHSVTIATTDNTTGASQHKSMTEQKHTALPPQKIQAPKPIGMKHKEMTHNDQTEAKAVDVSVMKEVHSTSQSNVSNKQVCETKTMKQVQTTVTEKTVVHKQHVSEQTSQQQTEKKEITQKHSVKNIKGEYRNLDMKGKSVLKKAKPEIHFPPPPSSPPPPSESELSLPPPPSPVLESPASPPSIMTQDSDLPPPPPPPPMDGKPEPDFFPLPPPPPQDFLPPPPSQQELNALPQSPPAKLGKPVGKPLFKLPKQPETLKLPVQVKPKWQKKQPTPTPPPPPTPPPPPPPTPPPPQLQEVQEVKKETKQIEISKQIQSESKAMSPTKIPSTPAMKPKENPQPPKRVFVPPIKLPPTPEPPKSRPFARKFKTPLMLAEERYRLQLENEESTRSTVTTPTSPPINLPCFAASSPEPPAAQKADSEVATEAAKSEEAISKEGIPPPKKTPSLIPLSKPLISVVNKKSATGSSSVSVDKKHVATEHSSEKMLSSTEVIKKSQAAPKSQTVVSQSHREASNIEIQSCSQVVTSSVTEQQQQRIKTSSSRSFTATQSDVHENANLQSQGAATLKAEDVKNINAPPTLEGKMSPSHPTKIPKVTPSFKVKTFKMPKEKKEERLDGAMKSEVHLQQEKSSVSQKSETKVSQKSEQVTSAKTEMKTEMKLIEKKSHVTPAVEKVEVEVQGKRGTEMQRNEAGVQLSPSVTVLMPKMAKITSAAARQGQGHASVSHSQQSMKAESFQRHEEVVVTERVVQQRLQKQEVVQVQKQINVRAAETSEMQIHAVKSKDVPTNVSAQATGKMAHSEEALSEETTDFEKCNVMQKLLAQIKELEGTPSKVDANAVRMIINEVPDWAMGADEKKNLSEITKRQSKKKLKEMMVYVKNIFQTKLTTFEETVTTVEKQVKDKEEKEERAEPSAPPAVPPKPDKKVFSGATTKISKISIGSSKSERKVVVEEKKSILERKVHQEISEDQRVSSPLASIRSPSPTFISIESRRIDSPLRVTPSPPPYRSVGTPPPPPRKSFTPTSPFRATPSPTMSRSEKLVKLRDTTSMLCRGITPPPPMPVPECIAAERELSSSLSDRETPVEREEQGLTEAGEIGDSMMTVRDKKSFFEEAQKAEVSKTYMRKDPIDIPERLGAEAEEGAEGVNIELLKQDLPRVDLSKLVNRFESPQPKVYNRKEPIVITERLGSDTEDAEAEPAKSDEIPTFNVKAIKNVFETGELGSQAARDLREQIERRESESAPSEPAGHSETTAVAEQFCTVDVFGNITDGTTSEESVTRGNPPSYADVVRGEAVSVPPEASTEELLRNFQQSWAESQGVFQNLGFSVTEQRTSQIVTHQQQTVVTENSSSRVRTVQGVSEEGVPDGVADRRQTQLP; encoded by the exons GAGGTGTCAAGCTCCTCAGAAGTGACGGTGAGAAGCAGTGCCAGAGAGGTCGTCCCCGCTACAAGCCACGTTCACAGTCAACAAGAG GTGATCCACGACGAACGAGTCCACCAGAACAATGTGGCTGCCAGCTACGGGAACCATTACAATGAAACAG TTATGCTCGTCGGCGGCGAGGACCTACCAAAAGTTTCCACTCAGGCTTTGAAGCAGCAGTATGAAAAAACGATGGAGGGAGCCGCACCAGCCAAGGAAATTAAG GTTGATGTGGATTTCAACCAATTTCAATGGACCCCAGTTAACCAGTCTTCCAAAGCCTCAACCAAGACGAGCCACGACATGTCCTCCTCCGTAAAGACGGCCTCTGCCTCATCAGTAGCGTCTGCCTCGGCAATGGATTACGAGATGCCAGATCACCTCCCTCCACCACCCTTGCACCTGTATCAGGAAACTCCTGAGTCCATCTCTTCCCAACACCAAGAGTCTGCCTCCCAACAGAAGCACACTGTGTCTAAGGAGCAGTACTTTAAACACAAGAGTAAGGCTGAACTGAAGCGCATCTACAAGCACATGAATCCAGACGTACGCAAGAACCTGGAGGAGGACTTCTTGCAGGAGCTCACGGAAGCGGAAAAGAAGGACTTTGAAAGCGTGGAACTGGTGGGAGAAGTCCAGCAGGCGTGCTTTTTGTTTGAAAATGACGGCAACGACTCGAGCAGGGGTTCGAGCTCCGACAGAGAGTCCGTGGAGTGGGATGAGGTCCTTAAAGGGGAAGTGCAGTCCAGGCGCTGGATGTTTGAAAACAAGGCTCTTGATGAGATCAAAGACGACAACCTGGATGAGGACGAGGTGAGGAATATCGCCCAGCAGGAAATCATTGCGGGCAAAGATGTCAGACACACAGCTTGGATGTTTGAGACTAAGCCCATGGATGCTCTCGGGATAGAAGCTACTGAATCAGCTGAGCAGTTGCAACAATTGACTGATCTCGCAAGAGGAGATGTCCGCACTGCTACCTGGCTTTTTGAGACGCAGCCACTGGATTATCTGAATAAGATTTACCAAGAAGACGAGCAGGAGACCGATATTGTCGCCACCAAGAGCATCACCGGCGGAGATGTGAAAACTGCTAGATATCTCTTTGAGACCCAGCATCTGGATTCAATGGGCAAAACAGAAACCATCGAGGAGACCAACTTCCTGAACCTGAAGTCTGAGCTGGAAGAAATCAAAGGCGATGTGAAGACAACCACTCGCATGTTCGAGACCCAGCCCATGTGTGTCATTAGGGGGGATTCGGGAGAGATGCTGGAGATCACCACAATCCGCAGGGAGGAGACTGCGAAAGGAGACGTCAAGACATCACGCTGGATGTTTGAAACCCAGCCTCTGGATATGATTAGCAAAGACCCTGCACtggtgaagctcatttgtggcaTATCCATGGAGGACAACGTCCAAGGCGGTGTGAACAAAGGGCGATGGCTTTTTGAGACAAAGACCCTCGACACCATTAAGGATGAGGAATGGGAGACTTCCAGGATGCAAAAGGAAGACATCATTGGTGCGGACGTCAGGAAGCACTGTCTGGTTTTCGAGACTCAGTCGATGGATACTCTGAAAGACAATGCCAATGCTAGACCTTTAGCTGCAGAGGAGATTGTAGGAGGAGATGTGCGAACAGCCACACATCTGTTTGAGACGGTACCCATGGAAAATCTGAAGGAACTGCTAGATGTGGGGAAACTCAAGAAAATGGTTGCATCTGAAGAGGAAAAGGGAGATGTGAGGCATCAAAAGTGGGTCTTTGAGAGCCAGCCCCTGGGGAATATCAGAGAGGAGAAGAGGGAGATTACACGAACGGTGAACGTTGAAGCTCTCGAAATAGGAGATGTGACAAACTATAAAGAAAGGTTTGAAAGTATGGATTTAAGTAAGTGTGAAGGAACACAGAGAATTCAAGTTGAAGGTGTCACAAGTGGATCCGTCAAATCCAACAGAGTTCTGTTTGAATCCACCCCTCTGTACGCGATGCAAGACGGCTTCGGTCATTATCACGAGGTGAAGACCGTGAGGCGGGAGGAGATTGTGAAAGGAGATGTGCGCAGCTGCAGATGGATGTTCGAAACGCGTCCCATTGATGAGTTTGATGAAAGCCTCAATAAGTTCCAGATCATAAAAGGAATATCAAAGCAGGAAGTCCAGTCGGGGGATGTCAAAACAGCCAAGTGGTTGTTTGAAACTCAAGCGCTCGATGCCATCAAAAGCTCCAACCATTTTGAAGGTGACGAACAAAAAACAAAGGAAGAAATTGAAATTGAGAAAGGGGACGTTAAGACCTGCAGGTGGCTATTTGAGACGCAGCCCATGGATGTTCTGTATGAAAAAACGGAGAAGAGTGAGGCGGATGTCGAAGAGGTTCAAAAAGGAGACGTCAAGACATGCACTTGGCTCTTTGAGACCCAGACACTTGACAACATACGTGACCACACAGAGTCCGAGACCATTCTGAAGACCTGCACCGTGAACCAAGAGGATGTGCAAGGCAAAGACGTCAGACTGGCTCGCTTCCTCTTTGAAACTGAGAACCTGGACAACATCACAGGCGAGGACAGTTCTTTCAGGAGGGTCACGAAGATCGACATCGACTCGGGGGACGTTTCCAGGATGAAGTACGTCTTTGAGAATCGCTCGTCGGACATAATGAGCTCCACTTCTGGGGAAACGATGCAGAGGCTGAAGACGCAGCAGGCCGAGGACATCCAGGCGGGGAACGTCGTCAACTGCACCTATATGTTTGAGAATCAGCCAATCGATGCCATACGTGACGACTCCACAGAGACCAAGGAAGGTCGCACTGTGACTGACGTTCAGGGGGGCGACGTGGGCAACAGTCGCTTTATTTTTGAGACATATTCTCTGGATGAAATTAAAGAGGAGTCCTCCGAGACAGACGTTTCTAAACTCGCCAGTATCTTTAGAGATAAAGAAGAGCGGGGGGATGTGAAGAATTACACCATGATGTTTGAAACTCAGCCGCTGTACGCCATCTGTGACAAAGAGGGCCATTATCACGAAGTCACGACAGTCACCAAGGAGGAGATCATGAAAGGAGACGTGGTGGGAGCTCGATGGCAGTTTGAGACCAAGCCTCTGGATTCAATTAGAGACTCAGAGCAGGTCTATGTTATTAAATCGGTGACCGAAGAAGGCATCAACAAAGGAGACGTTAGCTCGGCGAGGTGGAGGTTTGAAACCCAGCCCCTGGATGAAATTGCAGAAGACATCAAAACCAGGTCAAAAACAGTTGAAGATATCCAAGGTGGTGATGTGAGGACAAATAAGCAGCGGTTTGAGACTGATGAGATGTCCCAGAAGTACATCAGGACGGTGAGTGTGAGCGAAATCCAGAAAGGTGATGTCAGATCTGCCACGTGGATGTTTGAAACGCGCACGATGGATGAGATCCACGGAGAAGGCGCAGAGTACGACGGCATGGAGAGAGTGACAAAAGAGGAAGTCATGAAGGGGGACGTCACGCAGTCTGTGTGGCTGTTTGAGAAGCAGCCTCTTGACAGTATCAAACAGACTGACGGGACAGAGCTCGTGGTCTCCAAGGAGGAAATCCCACAGGCCGATGTGAAGTCCACGACATGGCTCTTTGAATCAACTCCCTTCAATGATTTCAACGAGAGCAGCGCGGAAAAGACGGAAATAATAGGTAAAAGCGTCAAAGAGACACTCGAGGAGCTTTACAGTCAGAAAATGGTCGACTCACAGGGCGTTCTTATCGAGGCGGATGAGATCGGCGATATCCGCATGGCAAAGTTTAAACTCATGAACCAGGAAGCTCCCCAAATCCAAAGGGAAGAGATTATCAGAGGGGATATGAGTAGCATCATGATGAACCTCCTGAACCGCAGGGAGATCACCGAAAGGGGGATAACTATCGACAGCGAGGAGCGGGGGAACGTCAACACCACGGTGAAGCAGCTGCTCACCCAGGAAAGGGGCatcaatgtggagaaagaggagATTATCCGCGGCGACATTCAAGAGGCCGTAAACAATCTGCTCAAGAATGAAGGCTCCTCCAAGCATGGCATTCTGATTCAAGAGGATGAGAAAGGAGACGTGAGGATGACTATTTATTCCCTTTTGAATAAAGGGGAGAGGTCTAGCGCCGAGAAAGAGGATATCATTCATGGGAACGTAAGCAAAACCCTTCATCGTCTTCTCTCCAACTCAGGAGCCGAAGAGTCCAGAAGGATACGGGTCGGAGACACGGAGAGGGGGAATGTCAGCTTTTACTCCACGTGCATTGAGTCGGGAGCCTTGGATTACCTGAAGCAGCTTCAGAGCAAAGCGGATGAAACAGTAATGGAAATAGTGGAAAAGGAGAATATCATCGGTGGGGACGTTCGAGAGACCAAAATCTTGCTGCGGAAGAATCAGCAGGAGATCGGTCGCACCGTGGCACAGCAAGACATACTTCCTGGTGACGTTCACAGCCACGTTAAAGTCTTTATGACGGAGCCTGCTGTTACCTACAAGAACCTGGAGAAAAGGGATATTGTTAAAGGTGACCTTTCAGCAGCCCTGAGTTCACTGACCCATGCCATCAATCAGAAAGTGGTCATCGACAAAGAGGAGGTGGTGAAGGGAGACATACCCACTACTCTAAGGTCTCTGGAAGAGTCGCAGCGTCAGAACAAAGGAATGGAGAAGCCTGAAATTGTCAGGGGAGACATCAAAGGTGCCCTCGAGTCACTGGAGAAGTCTGCCACCACCAATACGGGAGTGACTGTGGAAGATCTGGTGCCAGGTGATATCAAAGGAACCCTGAAGTCCCTCGAGGAGGCGAAGCAAGCTGTGAAAGAGGTGGAAAAGGAGGAAATCCTCAAAGGAGACATCCACATGGCCATGCACAGTTTACATGTAGCAACAAGCGAGAAAAAGACTTACCAGCATCAAGTGAGCGAACAAGGCGATGTTAGAGCCACCATCCAGCACTTTCTAGAGCCAACGACTTCTCCTAAAATGCAGCGCAGGGGAAGCACTGAAGGAGATGTGAAAACATCTATAAAATGTCTCTACGAAGGACAAGATTCAACACTGGTGGAAAAAGAGGAAGTATTAAAGGGGGACGTTCAAGGTGCAATAAAGAATCTAATGCAAAGAAAAGAATATTCAAACCCTAAGCGTTCCCACAAGAAAGGAAAAGTGCCCGTGAAAAATCCATTAAGTGTAAAGCAAGCGGAGCAGGAATGCTTCCACGAAGCCAAGAGTGAGAGTGTGGCAGTCAATCCAGCCCCCGCTGAGAAAAGGCCCTCTCAGAGCGGGGAGTCACAGACGCACACGCAGAGGCAGAGCCAGAGCAAATCAATGCACACCCAGGTCATAACGCAAGAGGAACACTCTGTTACGATAGCCACAACAGACAATACTACTGGGGCCTCTCAACACAAGAGCATGACAGAACAGAAGCACACAGCGCTGCCCCCACAGAAGATACAAGCTCCCAAGCCTATTGGGATGAAGCATAAAGAAATGACTCATAATGATCAGACGGAAGCGAAAGCAGTCGATGTGAGCGTGATGAAAGAGGTgcacagcacatcacagagcaACGTTTCAAACAAGCAAGTATGTGAAACAAAGACGATGAAACAGGTGCAGACTACAGTGACGGAGAAGACTGTCGTGCATAAGCAACATGTGTCCGAGCAGACGTCTCAACAGCAAACTGAGAAAAAGGaaatcacacaaaaacacagcGTGAAGAATATAAAGGGTGAGTACCGTAACCTGGACATGAAAGGGAAAAGTGTCCTAAAGAAGGCCAAGCCGGAGATTCACTTCCCCCCACCTCCCTCTTCGCCGCCTCCACCCTCAGAGTCAGagctctccctccctccacctCCATCCCCAGTGCTGGAGAGCCCAGCCTCCCCCCCTTCGATCATGACGCAGGACAGCGACCTcccacctcctccccctccgCCTCCCATGGACGGCAAGCCTGAGCCTGACTTTTTCCCTCTTCCCCCACCTCCTCCGCAAGATTTTCTCCCTCCACCTCCCTCGCAGCAAGAGCTTAATGCATTGCCCCAGTCTCCCCCTGCCAAGCTGGGGAAACCCGTCGGCAAGCCTTTATTCAAATTGCCCAAGCAACCAGAAACACTGAAGCTACCGGTACAAGTTAAACCTAAATGGCAGAAAAAGCAGCCCACTCCtacaccaccaccacccccaACCCCACCCCCACCTCCACCCCCAACCCCACCCCCACCTCAGCTCCAAGAAGTACAAGAAGTGAAAAAGGAAACCAAACAGATTGAAATAAGCAAACAGATTCAGTCTGAGTCAAAAGCAATGTCACCGacaaaaataccaagcaccccAGCTATGAAACCAAAAGAGAATCCACAGCCGCCCAAAAGGGTGTTTGTCCCTCCTATTAAACTGCCCCCAACTCCCGAACCCCCCAAATCTAGACCTTTTGCTCGCAAATTTAAAACCCCTCTCATGCTCGCAGAGGAAAGGTACCGCCTCCAGTTGGAGAACGAAGAGTCCACGAGGAGTACCGTCACAACTCCCACGTCCCCACCAATTAATCTGCCCTGCTTTGCAGCCAGTAGTCCCGAGCCTCCCGCCGCACAGAAAGCAGACTCAGAAGTGGCAACGGAAGCCGCAAAGAGCGAAGAGGCTATTTCCAAAGAAGGAATACCGCCTCCCAAGAAAACCCCTTCCCTGATCCCTTTGAGCAAACCCTTGATCTCAGTGGTAAATAAGAAATCAGCGACAGGATCTTCAAGTGTGTCTGTAGATAAAAAGCATGTTGCCACTGAGCACTCCTCGGAGAAAATGCTTTCCTCAACTGAAGTCATTAAAAAGAGCCAAGCCGCACCTAAGAGTCAGACCGTGGTTTCCCAGTCTCATCGTGAGGCCTCAAATATTGAAATCCAGTCATGCTCACAGGTGGTGACTTCTTCTGTCacggagcagcagcagcagcgtatCAAGACATCCAGCTCCAGGTCCTTCACTGCCACACAAAGTGATGTCCATGAAAATGCTAATCTCCAAAGCCAGGGTGCGGCCACTTTGAAAGCTGAAGATGTGAAGAATATTAATGCCCCTCCGACACTGGAGGGGAAAATGAGTCCCTCTCATCCCACGAAGATCCCAAAGGTAACTCCAAGTTTCAAAGTGAAAACTTTCAAGATGCCAAAAGAGAAGAAAGAGGAAAGGTTGGACGGCGCAATGAAAAGTGAAGTGCATTTACAGCAAGAGAAAAGTAGTGTTTCACAGAAAAGTGAAACAAAAGTGAGTCAGAAAAGCGAGCAGGTGACGTCTGCAAAAACCGAAATGAAAACGGAAATGAAATTAATTGAGAAGAAAAGTCATGTGACCCCAGCTGTGGAGAAAGTTGAAGTGGAGGTTCAAGGGAAAAGGGGGACAGAGATGCAAAGGAATGAGGCTGGAGTACAGCTGTCACCGTCGGTTACCGTTTTAATGCCCAAGATGGCTAAGATAACATCTGCAGCAGCTCGTCAGGGACAAGGCCATGCATCCGTCTCCCACAGCCAGCAGAGCATGAAGGCAGAGAGCTTTCAGAGGCACGAGGAGGTGGTTGTGACTGAGAGGGTGGTGCAGCAACGCCTGCAGAAGCAAGAGGTCGTTCAGGTGCAAAAGCAAATAAACGTGCGAGCAGCCGAAACGAGCGAAATGCAGATACATGCGGTGAAGTCGAAAGATGTGCCTACGAATGTGTCTGCCCAGGCAACAGGGAAAATGGCCCATTCAGAGGAGGCTCTTTCAGAAGAGACCACAGATTTTgagaaatgcaatgtaatgcaaAAGCTGCTCGCTCAAATAAAAGAGCTGGAAGGCACACCGAGCAAAGTAGACGCCAACGCTGTCAGGATGATTATAAACGAAGTCCCTGACTGGGCCATGGGGGCGGATGAGAAGAAGAATTTAAGCGAAATTACTAAACGGCAAAGTAAGAAAAAGCTGAAAGAGATGATGGTGTATGTGAAGAATATTTTTCAAACAAAGCTCACAACTTTTGAGGAAACCGTGACAACCGTGGAAAAGCAGGTGAAAGACAAAGAAGAGAAAGAAGAGAGAGCAGAACCGTCAGCGCCGCCGGCTGTGCCTCCAAAACCGGACAAAAAGGTTTTCAGCGGAGCAACCACTAAGATTTCAAAGATCAGTATCGGCTCGTCCAAGAGTGAAAGGAAGGTGGTGGTGGAGGAGAAGAAGTCAATCCTAGAGAGAAAAGTGCACCAGGAGATAAGTGAGGATCAGAGGGTGTCCTCCCCGTTAGCGAGCATCCGAAGTCCTTCCCCGACTTTTATAAGCATCGAGTCGAGGAGGATCGACTCGCCCCTCAGAGTAACCCCGTCTCCTCCGCCCTACAGGTCAGTCGGGACGCCCCCGCCTCCTCCTCGCAAGTCCTTCACGCCCACATCCCCCTTTAGGGCCACGCCGTCGCCAACGATGAGCCGCTCAGAGAAGCTGGTGAAACTGAGGGACACCACCTCCATGCTTTGTCGCGGCATCACCCCACCACCTCCCATGCCGGTGCCAGAGTGTATTGCAGCTGAAAGAGAGCTATCGTCGTCTCTTAGCGACAGGGAGACTCCCGTAGAGAGAGAGGAGCAAGGGTTGACGGAAGCTGGAGAAATCGGGGACTCCATGATGACTGTCAGAGATAAGAAGTCTTTCTTTGAGGAGGCGCAGAAGGCGGAGGTGAGCAAGACGTACATGCGTAAGGATCCCATTGATATCCCTGAACGTCTGGGAGCCGAGGCCGAGGAAGGGGCCGAGGGCGTGAATATAGAACTGCTGAAACAGGATCTCCCAAGAGTCGACCTGTCCAAGCTGGTCAACAGATTTGAATCCCCCCAACCAAAGGTCTACAACAGAAAAGAGCCTATTGTCATCACGGAGAGGCTGGGGAGCGATACGGAGGACGCGGAGGCAGAGCCGGCAAAATCTGACGAAATCCCCACATTCAACGTCAAGGCGATAAAGAATGTGTTTGAGACGGGAGAGCTCGGTTCTCAGGCGGCACGAGACCTCCGAGAACAAATAGAAAGAAGGGAATCTGAGTCCGCCCCTTCCGAGCCGGCGGGTCACTCGGAAACGACAGCGGTCGCCGAGCAATTCTGCACCGTCGACGTCTTCGGGAACATTACAGACGGGACGACGAGCGAGGAGTCCGTGACCCGCGGTAACCCCCCGTCCTACGCCGATGTGGTGAGAGGCGAGGCGGTCTCCGTGCCCCCAGAGGCGTCCACCGAGGAACTGCTGAGAAACTTCCAGCAGTCGTGGGCCGAGAGCCAAGGAGTGTTCCAGAACCTGGGTTTCAGTGTCACGGAGCAGAGGACCTCCCAGATCGTAACGCACCAGCAGCAGACTGTCGTGACGG AAAATTCGAGTTCCAGAGTCCGAACTGTGCAGGGTGTGTCGGAAGAGGGTGTACCCGATGGAGTCGCTGATCGCAGACAAACACAACTTCCATAA